Below is a genomic region from Candidatus Krumholzibacteriia bacterium.
TTGCCGCCCGAGAAGCTCAATCGAACTTCCAGGCTCTCGTGAACCAGAATCTCCCCCGACTGGGGGAAGTACTCCACGGGAGAAACTTCCAGAAGACCGAGATCCAGGGAACGAAGGCGACCCTGCTTGCGAACCCGTGCGCGCTCGTAGCTCACACGATCCAGCGAGTAGGAATCCCGCTCATGGGAAAAGGGCCAGTCTTCTGGGCTGACATTCTTCGGCAGGGAAGCCTGGGCAGGGAAAACCATCGGCTCGAGGCCAAGATCAGCGAGCGAAAAACGGCGGCTGGAGAGACTCTCCACTTCCACACGGACATCCGCGCCATAGGGAATCTCGAAGAGGCGGTTCATCGAAGGAAGCTCCGGATGACCGACCTCATGGGAGCGGGAAAAGCCGGGTACACTCAGACGCGTAAACAGGCCCCGGGGAGTGAGAACTTCCTCGGCCTGCAATTCTCCAAGGTCCACGCGAAAAAGCAGGGAGTGATCATTCTGGTCGACAAGCTCGACCCTTGTACCACTCGGGGTGAGTGAAATGACATTCGTTTCCGCAATCGCGCTTCCCAGGGAAAATGCAAGAAGAAGCGCACCCAACTTCAAACCCTTCAGGAGTCTCATTTCAGTCCTTTCGATGTGCAGGATTACGGGTCGGAAGCCCGAGCAGCCGACCAGACCGTACAATTATAGCAGATTCAGGATCGGGAGGGAATCCCACAAAAAAAAACCGCCCTGAGGCGGGAAAATGGGCGGGAGCGACGAGATTCGAACTCGCGACCTCCTGCTCGACAGGCAGGCGTTCTAACCAGGCTGAACTACGCCCCCATTTTGTGAAGGCGGAAAGTAACAAGGCACTGCGGGAAAGTCAAGAGAGCTCAAGGCCAGAAGCGGCGAAGCCCGGTTCCCGGATAATAGGCCTCCAGAATCTCGCGATAGGACTGCCCGGCCTTGCTCCGATTGATGGCTCCTACCTGGCAAAGGCCAATCCCATGGCCCCATCCAGCGCCAAAGGCGGTGACCCTCAGTAGTTGACCTTCCTGATTTCTCTCCTTCTTCAGGCGAAACATCGTACTGCGAAGAGGGGTCCCCCGGAGATTCCTTTTGAGAACCGAACGGATCCGGTCTCCTTTCACCGGAAATGAACCCCGGTCGGTGCTCACTTCGAGAAGGCGAATACGACCGTCCTGACTGTATTCGAGAATTCGCACATCCCGAAGATGGCCAATGTCGCTGCCTTCCCGCAGATCCGAATACCGGGGCAGGTAGGCTCGCAGAATCTCTCCCAGTTCCTTTGCACTCCAGCTGTGAGTCCAGCGAAAGTAGCGGCTGCTGCTGCACCAGCTTCGACCCTTTTCATCCTCATCGCGAACTGCGCCCAGATGGGGAACGGGCGCGTGATTCCAGGCATCATCAATGGCCACCGTGTGACCACCGCAGGTGGAAGAGTAGTAGATTTCGGCGGGATTGGATCCAAGGGCGAGCAACTCCCCGCGGGTCTGTCGAACCGCGCGGGTGGCAAGACGACTTCCTCCCCCCGCTCCGCGATAGACCTGATCGCTCACGGTGTCGACCATGTCCCAGTCCGCCTTCTTCCTCTCCTGCAACCTCTGCACCGCATAAGTCCGGCTGGCAACGGCCTGGGCCTTCATGGCCGCCATGCCTTTTCTGCCCAGATGTCCGATCTCATGGGGAACCACCCCTTCCAGATACTCCTCGACCGGAATGTAATTGATGCAGTGGAAGTGTTTCCCCCGACGCAGGAGAACAATCCTGCCACGATAACGCTTGCCATTGAGTTGCAATTCGCTGCCGGGGCGTGTCTCCAGAATCAGCTTGCTGCGAAAGGGGATCTCCAGAAGGGATTTGCGAAGCTTCTTCCTGCTGGGCTTTTCCTCATACACTCTCAACTTCCTGGGACTTTTCGGGTTCTGAAAGAAGTGGAAGGACTTGCGCCCTTTCAGGCGGCCCAGAATCTGCCCCTTCGCATTGCGAATCACCAGCCCCCGGCTTGCCCGAAGCTCCAGAGCATTCACGCTCTGCACGAGAAGGACTCTCATCTCCGGTTCACGATCCAGATTCTCCCTTGAGATCTCCCCCGGTGGAAGAGGCGGTTTCGAAGAACAGGCCAGAAGAAGCGGCAGGGCAATCAAAACAAGTCTGCGAATCATGAGCCTCCAGGAAAATCTCTTCCCCGCGGGCTTGAGAAACAGCCGGCAGGAGCAGATCGAAGAGCACCGGTTACCGATGAAAGCGAAACCGGGTAGTCAAGACGGGAACAATAGGCAAGCACGGCAAAGTCCATGGCCTCCTTGGCCGATGACGCTAC
It encodes:
- a CDS encoding SpoIID/LytB domain-containing protein — translated: MIRRLVLIALPLLLACSSKPPLPPGEISRENLDREPEMRVLLVQSVNALELRASRGLVIRNAKGQILGRLKGRKSFHFFQNPKSPRKLRVYEEKPSRKKLRKSLLEIPFRSKLILETRPGSELQLNGKRYRGRIVLLRRGKHFHCINYIPVEEYLEGVVPHEIGHLGRKGMAAMKAQAVASRTYAVQRLQERKKADWDMVDTVSDQVYRGAGGGSRLATRAVRQTRGELLALGSNPAEIYYSSTCGGHTVAIDDAWNHAPVPHLGAVRDEDEKGRSWCSSSRYFRWTHSWSAKELGEILRAYLPRYSDLREGSDIGHLRDVRILEYSQDGRIRLLEVSTDRGSFPVKGDRIRSVLKRNLRGTPLRSTMFRLKKERNQEGQLLRVTAFGAGWGHGIGLCQVGAINRSKAGQSYREILEAYYPGTGLRRFWP
- a CDS encoding C25 family peptidase propeptide domain-containing protein codes for the protein MRLLKGLKLGALLLAFSLGSAIAETNVISLTPSGTRVELVDQNDHSLLFRVDLGELQAEEVLTPRGLFTRLSVPGFSRSHEVGHPELPSMNRLFEIPYGADVRVEVESLSSRRFSLADLGLEPMVFPAQASLPKNVSPEDWPFSHERDSYSLDRVSYERARVRKQGRLRSLDLGLLEVSPVEYFPQSGEILVHESLEVRLSFSGG